In Ferribacterium limneticum, a genomic segment contains:
- a CDS encoding helix-turn-helix domain-containing protein, producing MTPILGSNIRLARLFNGYSLNELGDLLGKSKQYLSRVETGAEPVSAAFEQALVESLGVLPEFLRNVDPMPLTEEQCHFRKQLTTKVALRQYARARGEMLKRLVCVLDEYLNLPEHSIAEADPSSEEAIERGAERCRVNWGLGMGPISNVTRVAENAGAVVMRVNGLANEVDAVSFATRRPVIALNGAGRSACRARFGIAHELGHFALHCGVLTGDRLTETQANRFASAFLLPRASFLAESHLALRRSRLNWDGLSELKLRWGVSKAALLYRGRQLGIFSDDQVRAGYITLNRHGEAVTEDEDSMMPLETPEVVSDGLQVMNEQLGVPLSAVARKMGVQPRLLDNLLGNETQNSHASVVNLF from the coding sequence ATGACTCCGATCCTCGGATCAAATATTCGACTTGCCCGTCTCTTTAACGGTTATTCGCTCAACGAGTTGGGCGATTTGCTGGGCAAGTCGAAGCAATACTTAAGTCGCGTAGAGACAGGAGCAGAGCCTGTCTCTGCTGCGTTTGAGCAAGCCTTGGTCGAATCACTAGGAGTCTTGCCTGAGTTCCTGCGGAACGTGGACCCGATGCCCCTCACGGAAGAACAATGTCACTTCCGAAAGCAGCTGACAACGAAAGTTGCACTACGCCAATATGCTCGTGCGCGTGGCGAAATGCTGAAGCGCCTTGTGTGTGTCCTAGATGAATATCTGAATCTTCCAGAGCACAGCATTGCTGAGGCTGACCCATCCTCTGAAGAGGCGATTGAACGAGGAGCAGAACGCTGCCGAGTAAATTGGGGATTAGGCATGGGGCCGATCAGCAACGTTACGCGAGTCGCTGAAAATGCAGGTGCAGTAGTGATGCGCGTAAATGGCCTGGCTAATGAAGTGGACGCAGTCTCGTTCGCGACTCGTCGTCCTGTAATCGCCCTAAATGGTGCGGGGAGATCAGCATGCCGTGCGCGTTTTGGTATTGCTCATGAACTTGGCCATTTTGCACTTCATTGCGGCGTCCTGACGGGTGACCGACTGACAGAAACCCAGGCCAATCGCTTTGCAAGCGCCTTTCTCCTTCCTCGTGCCTCTTTTCTGGCAGAGAGTCATCTGGCATTGCGCCGTTCACGATTGAACTGGGATGGACTGAGTGAACTGAAGTTGCGCTGGGGCGTTTCAAAGGCAGCACTACTTTACCGAGGTCGGCAATTGGGGATTTTTAGTGATGATCAAGTTCGAGCGGGCTACATCACTCTGAATCGCCATGGAGAGGCGGTAACAGAGGACGAAGACTCAATGATGCCGCTCGAAACGCCAGAGGTTGTATCCGATGGCCTGCAGGTGATGAATGAACAACTTGGCGTCCCACTTTCCGCTGTGGCTCGCAAGATGGGCGTTCAGCCACGGTTGCTAGATAATTTACTTGGAAATGAAACTCAAAATAGCCATGCCAGCGTTGTAAATCTCTTCTGA